The following are encoded together in the bacterium (Candidatus Blackallbacteria) CG13_big_fil_rev_8_21_14_2_50_49_14 genome:
- a CDS encoding alpha/beta hydrolase, protein MKRLINAALGLFTTGLCLSWPTAAKATEIQADLNYLRSHLPLLNFQSNDFSAAYFRYLNYYRLPAPQARQAGYVPVKKGNFSEKIFVQYFQPEHPRGTIFLTHGYFVHAGIQHYAVKNFIDQGFSVLTIDLPGHGLSTGAQADIQDFSSYADCFEGVFEYSRSYLPKPFIAVGHSTGGAGIWEFLLRHPEAPFKGVVLAAPLVRSYLWDLSLAGFTVGQSFLNDVPRIVRSTTSDPEFIPFVEKDPLQYFATPLNWVRSLIRWNEQVVESYPPSQIPTLILQGDLDEVVDRDYNLPFLKRKFPRAKIQIIRGASHDLFWENATLRQEVFARIKIFFQSLAL, encoded by the coding sequence ATGAAACGCCTCATAAATGCCGCCTTGGGCCTGTTTACGACGGGGCTTTGCCTTTCCTGGCCCACTGCTGCCAAAGCCACTGAGATTCAAGCAGATTTGAATTACTTGCGCAGCCATCTGCCACTTTTGAATTTTCAAAGCAATGACTTCTCAGCTGCCTATTTCCGCTACCTGAATTATTATCGTTTGCCGGCCCCCCAGGCGCGACAGGCGGGGTATGTTCCCGTGAAAAAAGGTAATTTTTCTGAAAAAATCTTTGTTCAGTATTTTCAGCCAGAGCATCCCCGTGGAACAATCTTTCTGACCCATGGTTATTTTGTGCATGCTGGCATTCAACATTATGCGGTTAAAAACTTTATTGATCAGGGTTTCTCTGTGCTTACGATTGATTTGCCTGGACATGGGCTGTCTACGGGGGCACAGGCAGATATTCAGGATTTTTCAAGTTACGCAGACTGTTTTGAAGGCGTTTTTGAGTACAGCCGGAGCTATCTGCCCAAACCCTTTATAGCCGTGGGTCATAGCACTGGCGGAGCAGGGATCTGGGAATTTCTGCTGCGCCATCCGGAAGCTCCCTTTAAGGGCGTTGTTTTGGCGGCTCCGCTGGTACGATCTTATCTCTGGGATCTTTCCCTGGCAGGGTTTACAGTGGGGCAATCGTTTCTCAATGATGTGCCCCGGATTGTTCGCAGCACCACCTCTGACCCTGAATTTATTCCCTTTGTTGAAAAAGATCCCCTGCAATACTTTGCCACGCCCCTCAATTGGGTGCGCAGCCTGATTCGCTGGAATGAACAGGTCGTAGAGAGCTATCCGCCCTCTCAGATACCCACCCTGATTCTACAGGGGGATTTGGATGAAGTCGTGGATCGGGATTATAATCTGCCTTTTCTCAAGCGCAAGTTTCCCCGTGCAAAAATTCAAATCATACGCGGGGCGAGTCATGATTTATTTTGGGAAAATGCCACACTGCGCCAGGAAGTTTTTGCCCGGATTAAAATATTTTTTCAATCCCTTGCACTTTAA
- a CDS encoding 2-succinyl-6-hydroxy-2,4-cyclohexadiene-1-carboxylate synthase, with translation MFRKSSAPHLEKGLFLHGFLGSGQDWQALLSELAFPILAWTPDLPGHGPNTQSVPDFETCLSQLGSQWLRAQTEPLHLLGYSMGGRLALGLALRYPEKVKSLCLISASAGLADENLRLQRQSWEAEWAHTFRSQPLLASIEAWYAQPLFHPFRSSSGYNQACQERLRNNPEGLAQAMVKLGAGQQKSYWNRLAELKMPLLFLVGSKDPAYLEIGRRICQQVERAELEILNGYGHSLILEAPRELAKKISLFLKAAS, from the coding sequence ATGTTCAGAAAAAGCTCTGCACCCCACTTGGAGAAGGGACTTTTCCTGCATGGTTTTTTAGGCTCAGGCCAGGATTGGCAAGCCCTGCTCAGTGAGCTTGCGTTTCCAATTCTGGCCTGGACCCCCGATCTTCCAGGGCATGGCCCAAACACACAGTCTGTCCCCGATTTTGAGACCTGTCTTTCTCAATTGGGCTCGCAGTGGCTGCGGGCTCAAACTGAGCCCCTGCATCTGTTGGGTTACTCAATGGGCGGGCGTTTGGCTCTGGGGTTGGCCCTCAGGTATCCTGAAAAGGTCAAAAGCCTTTGCCTGATTTCTGCCTCTGCTGGTTTAGCAGATGAAAATCTGCGACTTCAACGCCAAAGCTGGGAGGCTGAATGGGCCCATACTTTCCGTTCTCAACCTTTGCTGGCCAGTATTGAGGCCTGGTATGCACAGCCCCTTTTTCACCCTTTCAGAAGCAGTTCAGGCTATAACCAGGCCTGTCAGGAACGCTTGAGAAATAACCCTGAAGGACTGGCCCAGGCCATGGTCAAACTGGGTGCAGGGCAGCAAAAGTCCTATTGGAACCGCCTTGCAGAACTCAAAATGCCGCTCTTGTTTCTGGTGGGCTCAAAGGATCCCGCCTATCTCGAAATCGGCAGAAGAATCTGTCAGCAGGTTGAAAGGGCTGAGCTTGAAATCTTGAATGGCTATGGGCACAGTCTGATTCTGGAAGCTCCCCGAGAATTGGCAAAAAAAATCTCATTATTTCTCAAGGCTGCGTCATAA
- a CDS encoding MarR family transcriptional regulator: protein MPTHFQGTPAQIQALNAYINLTRSCETLDAQLNLALAEEGLTVSQFGVLEALLHLGPLCQKSLASKLLKSSGNITLVIDNLEKQDLVKRKRDSKDRRFITISLTPKGEALIQEIFPQHVDRITAQMGRLDSEEQDTLRTLCRKLGRQDTAQS from the coding sequence ATGCCCACTCATTTTCAAGGCACGCCCGCGCAAATTCAGGCCCTCAATGCGTATATCAATCTGACGCGTTCCTGTGAGACCTTGGATGCTCAATTGAATCTGGCTTTGGCAGAAGAAGGGCTGACAGTCAGTCAATTTGGCGTTTTAGAAGCCCTGCTGCATTTGGGCCCCCTCTGCCAGAAATCTCTGGCCTCAAAACTCTTAAAGAGCAGTGGCAATATTACCCTGGTGATCGACAATCTTGAGAAACAGGATCTGGTCAAGCGCAAACGAGACAGCAAAGACCGACGCTTTATTACCATTTCTTTAACCCCCAAAGGAGAAGCTTTGATCCAAGAGATCTTTCCGCAACATGTGGATCGGATCACAGCTCAAATGGGCCGTTTAGACTCAGAAGAACAGGATACATTGCGTACACTCTGCCGGAAACTGGGACGCCAGGATACAGCTCAGAGCTGA
- a CDS encoding glycine dehydrogenase (aminomethyl-transferring) (acts in conjunction with GvcH to form H-protein-S-aminomethyldihydrolipoyllysine from glycine; forms a heterodimer with subunit 1 to form the P protein) has product MNKNRYDATLIFERSQTGHRGVRLPADPLPEVSLESLLPESFLRKEAAELPEVTELDVMRHFITLSHKNHAIDVDFYPLGSCTMKYNPKINERAASMPGFSQVHPYQPDIQIQGCLRLLYELKSDLAEIVGLPGCSLQPAAGAHGEMTGMLMIRAYHAHHGQAARTRVLVPDNAHGTNPSSAAMCGYDVVTLRSNAKGQVDMAHLRELLDTQGDQIAALMMTNPNTLGIFEENILTISEWVHAAGALIYYDGANLNAIMGMARPGDMGFDVVHLNLHKTFSTPHGGGGPGAGPVLVRDILEPFLPCPVINKTEIAGQAPHFGVDRERPLSIGRVRSFFGNFGVLVRAWTYIRAMGPEGLKQASQDAVLNANYVRQALRKVYELPHGEGSCMHEFVLSAQEMKKQYGVNALSVAKRLIDFGIHPPTVYFPLIVPEALMIEPTETESKATLDRFIQVMEKIAEESATNPDFVNASPHEALIKRVDEAGANRKPCINWFQHKEV; this is encoded by the coding sequence ATGAACAAGAACCGCTATGATGCCACCCTTATCTTTGAACGCAGCCAGACAGGTCACCGTGGCGTGCGTCTGCCTGCTGATCCTTTGCCTGAAGTTTCACTTGAGTCCCTTTTGCCTGAATCGTTTTTACGCAAAGAAGCTGCCGAATTGCCCGAAGTGACAGAACTGGATGTGATGCGGCACTTTATTACCCTCTCGCATAAAAACCACGCCATTGATGTGGATTTTTATCCCTTGGGCTCCTGTACCATGAAATACAATCCCAAGATCAACGAGAGAGCGGCCAGTATGCCTGGTTTCTCGCAGGTTCACCCTTATCAGCCGGATATTCAGATTCAGGGCTGTCTGCGCCTTTTGTATGAACTCAAATCGGATTTGGCTGAGATTGTAGGTTTGCCCGGCTGCAGCCTGCAGCCTGCTGCGGGTGCCCATGGGGAAATGACAGGTATGCTCATGATTCGAGCCTACCACGCCCACCACGGTCAAGCAGCAAGAACCCGCGTCTTGGTTCCCGACAATGCCCATGGCACCAATCCCTCTTCTGCAGCCATGTGTGGCTATGACGTAGTGACTCTGCGTTCAAATGCAAAGGGGCAGGTGGATATGGCCCATCTGCGTGAATTGCTGGATACCCAAGGGGATCAGATCGCTGCTCTGATGATGACCAATCCCAATACCCTCGGCATTTTTGAAGAGAATATTCTCACCATTTCTGAATGGGTACATGCGGCTGGTGCCTTGATTTACTATGATGGGGCCAATCTGAATGCGATTATGGGCATGGCCCGTCCTGGCGATATGGGCTTTGATGTGGTGCATTTGAATCTTCACAAAACCTTTTCTACACCGCATGGGGGCGGTGGGCCGGGTGCTGGCCCGGTATTGGTTCGCGATATTCTCGAACCCTTTTTGCCCTGCCCGGTGATCAACAAAACCGAAATCGCAGGCCAGGCTCCTCACTTTGGTGTTGATCGTGAACGCCCACTTTCAATCGGTCGGGTACGCAGTTTCTTTGGTAATTTTGGTGTTTTGGTAAGAGCCTGGACCTATATCCGGGCGATGGGGCCTGAGGGCTTGAAACAGGCCAGTCAGGATGCTGTTCTCAATGCCAATTATGTGCGTCAGGCCTTGCGTAAAGTTTATGAACTGCCCCATGGAGAAGGCTCCTGCATGCATGAATTCGTGCTTTCGGCTCAGGAAATGAAAAAACAATATGGGGTCAATGCCCTGTCTGTGGCCAAGCGCTTGATCGATTTCGGCATTCACCCGCCTACCGTTTATTTCCCGCTGATTGTGCCCGAAGCGCTGATGATTGAACCCACAGAGACAGAAAGCAAAGCGACCTTGGATCGCTTTATCCAGGTCATGGAGAAAATTGCTGAAGAATCGGCGACGAATCCTGACTTTGTCAATGCCTCTCCCCATGAAGCCCTGATCAAACGCGTTGATGAAGCAGGAGCCAATCGCAAACCCTGCATCAATTGGTTTCAGCACAAGGAGGTTTAA
- a CDS encoding phosphoenolpyruvate synthase regulatory protein: MSETKQLTLFSLSDSTGQTAETLSKAAIRQFRHVEDIHYVPLPRITRQEQIDKIIKILDQSRPCLIAYTFSIPALKEYLEKQAQQHNLPVVNLLEPLIQTISAQLGVKPPRNEHGMMPELDEEYFKRIEAVEFAIKLDDGKDPKGMEKADIILVGVSRTSKTPTCMYLAQNYAMKVANNPLVYNVSPPKELFQHKDKCVGLKIRPEVLHDIRTARLQTLGLPANSSYADFEQIKIEMDYADRIIEELGCPVVDVSHKAIEETATEIMYLRFPKPLSRELK; this comes from the coding sequence ATGTCTGAAACAAAGCAACTCACGCTCTTTTCGCTTTCAGATTCAACCGGCCAAACTGCAGAAACCCTCTCAAAAGCTGCGATTCGACAATTTCGGCACGTTGAGGACATTCACTATGTGCCCCTGCCCCGCATTACCCGGCAAGAGCAAATCGATAAAATTATCAAGATCCTCGATCAGTCCCGTCCCTGTCTGATCGCCTATACCTTTTCAATTCCTGCGCTCAAGGAATACCTTGAAAAACAGGCCCAACAGCACAATCTGCCAGTGGTCAACCTGCTTGAACCTTTGATTCAGACCATCAGCGCTCAATTGGGCGTCAAGCCCCCCCGCAATGAGCATGGCATGATGCCAGAGTTGGATGAGGAATATTTCAAACGGATTGAAGCGGTTGAATTTGCAATCAAACTGGATGATGGCAAAGATCCCAAAGGTATGGAAAAAGCAGATATTATTCTGGTAGGTGTTTCACGCACTTCCAAAACCCCGACCTGCATGTATCTTGCTCAAAATTATGCCATGAAGGTTGCCAATAATCCCCTGGTTTATAATGTCTCTCCCCCCAAGGAATTGTTTCAGCACAAGGACAAATGCGTGGGCTTGAAAATTCGGCCTGAGGTGCTGCATGATATCCGCACGGCCCGCCTACAGACCTTGGGGCTGCCAGCCAATTCTTCCTACGCAGATTTTGAGCAGATCAAGATTGAAATGGATTATGCCGATCGCATTATTGAAGAATTGGGGTGTCCGGTTGTGGATGTTTCGCATAAGGCGATTGAAGAAACCGCTACCGAAATCATGTATTTGCGTTTTCCCAAGCCCCTGAGCCGCGAACTGAAATAG
- a CDS encoding thioredoxin-dependent thiol peroxidase has translation MTTLQKPAIDSLAPLFTLQDQNGDQISLADFRGKTVVVYFYPKAMTPGCTTQACGIRDSQAPYAAQNIVVLAISPDPSNRLKKFEEKQNLNFSLLSDPDHAVADRYGVWGLKKFMGREFDGIHRSTFIIGADGHLKHIIAKVNTKTHHEDVLNWIKAHL, from the coding sequence ATGACAACACTTCAGAAACCTGCAATCGATTCCCTGGCCCCCTTATTTACACTTCAAGATCAAAATGGCGATCAGATTTCACTTGCCGACTTCAGAGGCAAAACCGTGGTTGTCTATTTCTACCCCAAAGCCATGACGCCGGGCTGTACCACTCAAGCCTGTGGAATCCGCGACAGTCAGGCCCCCTATGCAGCCCAAAACATTGTAGTTCTGGCCATCAGCCCAGATCCAAGCAACCGCCTGAAAAAATTTGAAGAGAAACAAAACCTCAATTTTAGCCTGCTCTCAGATCCCGATCACGCTGTCGCCGACCGCTATGGGGTTTGGGGATTGAAAAAATTTATGGGCCGTGAATTTGATGGCATTCACCGCAGCACCTTCATCATTGGCGCAGATGGGCACTTAAAACATATCATCGCAAAGGTCAATACCAAAACCCACCATGAGGATGTGCTGAACTGGATCAAAGCGCATCTCTAA
- a CDS encoding phosphate acetyltransferase, with protein MTQIIMLAPVGSGVGLTSISLGVVRAFEERGYPVSFFKPIAQCQEDTSEALVKWGSEVLTQPSFSLEEAEALLSTEQSDLLLEKILSRCEALQGPNRLLILEGLINTETLTFGIRINRQIASTLGARVVLVASAEGHDLPALAHRIEIAATSYGGLGNDKVIGCIVNKVGGQRGDDRISQMAIQPSAEELSKSCKEIHALPLFQRQDFSLVGAVPWSPELAAPRVKDLADYLQAEVLYPGEFEHRRVRSIALCTRTVSNLVSHLHANALLVTAGDRTDIMMAASLAVKNGTKVGGLLLTGGFEIHPNIELLCAPAFRAGLPVLRVEQDTWTTARMLQHYPHELPIDDGQRIDRVKEFVARHLDGHWLDHEAQELQETVLSPVAFRHMLTKKAREAKARIVLPEGQEPRTIKAASLCARRGIAQCILLGNPKEIAEIAQRRGIELNLPGLEIWEPEPWIESMVPALVELRKHKGMSEVMARDQLSDPVVLGTLLLQQGHVEGLVSGAVHTTADTIRPALRLIKTSAGNSLVSSVFFMLLPDRVLVYGDCAINPDPSAEQLAEIALQSADSAARFGLEPRVAMISYSTGKSGSGADVEKVIHATEIARSRNPKLLIDGPLQYDAAIMPDVAKSKAPNSQVAGKANVFIFPDLNTGNTTYKAVQRSANALSIGPMLQGLNKPVNDLSRGALVDDIVYTIALTAIQAGK; from the coding sequence ATGACACAAATTATTATGCTCGCCCCCGTCGGTTCAGGCGTGGGACTGACCTCAATATCCCTGGGCGTGGTTCGCGCCTTTGAAGAGCGGGGGTATCCTGTCAGCTTTTTTAAACCGATTGCACAATGCCAGGAAGACACTTCTGAGGCCCTGGTCAAATGGGGTTCTGAGGTACTTACCCAACCTTCTTTTTCACTTGAAGAGGCTGAAGCCCTGCTTTCAACGGAACAGTCGGATTTACTCTTAGAAAAAATTCTCAGCCGCTGTGAAGCCCTACAGGGCCCCAACAGACTCTTGATTTTAGAGGGCTTGATCAATACCGAAACCCTGACCTTTGGCATTCGCATCAACCGTCAGATTGCTAGCACCTTGGGGGCCCGCGTGGTCTTAGTGGCCTCAGCTGAAGGGCATGATCTTCCGGCTCTGGCACATCGGATTGAAATTGCCGCCACCAGCTATGGCGGTTTGGGCAATGACAAGGTCATCGGCTGTATCGTCAATAAAGTGGGCGGACAGCGAGGCGATGATCGCATCAGCCAGATGGCAATTCAACCCAGTGCAGAAGAGCTATCGAAAAGCTGTAAGGAAATCCATGCTCTGCCGCTGTTTCAACGCCAGGATTTTAGCTTGGTGGGCGCTGTGCCCTGGTCCCCAGAGCTGGCTGCGCCTCGGGTCAAAGACCTTGCCGACTATTTGCAGGCCGAGGTGCTGTATCCGGGTGAATTTGAGCACCGCAGGGTACGCAGCATTGCACTTTGCACCCGAACAGTCAGCAATCTGGTTTCTCATTTGCATGCCAATGCCCTCTTGGTGACCGCTGGTGACCGCACGGATATTATGATGGCCGCCAGTCTGGCTGTAAAAAATGGCACCAAAGTAGGGGGACTGCTGCTGACAGGCGGATTTGAAATCCACCCGAATATTGAACTGCTCTGTGCCCCCGCTTTTCGCGCAGGTTTACCCGTTCTGCGGGTGGAACAGGATACCTGGACCACAGCACGTATGTTGCAGCATTACCCCCATGAATTGCCAATCGATGATGGGCAGCGCATTGACCGCGTCAAAGAATTTGTGGCCCGTCATCTCGACGGCCATTGGTTAGACCATGAAGCCCAGGAACTACAGGAAACCGTGCTTTCACCTGTGGCTTTCCGCCATATGCTCACCAAAAAGGCGCGTGAAGCCAAAGCACGGATTGTCTTGCCAGAAGGGCAGGAACCCCGCACGATCAAAGCAGCAAGTCTGTGTGCCCGACGGGGGATTGCCCAGTGTATTCTCTTGGGCAATCCCAAAGAAATTGCAGAAATTGCCCAGAGACGCGGCATTGAGTTAAACCTGCCGGGGCTTGAAATCTGGGAGCCTGAACCCTGGATTGAATCCATGGTGCCTGCCCTGGTCGAACTGCGTAAACACAAAGGCATGAGTGAGGTCATGGCCCGCGATCAGCTGTCCGATCCTGTCGTGCTGGGAACCCTGCTGCTGCAACAGGGGCATGTTGAGGGCCTTGTTTCAGGGGCCGTTCATACCACTGCCGATACGATCCGGCCTGCTTTGCGCCTGATAAAAACCTCTGCTGGCAATAGCCTGGTTTCGTCTGTATTTTTTATGCTCTTGCCCGATCGGGTCTTGGTCTATGGGGACTGCGCCATCAATCCCGACCCCAGTGCAGAACAATTGGCAGAGATCGCATTGCAGTCAGCAGATTCTGCCGCGCGCTTTGGCTTGGAGCCCCGCGTTGCCATGATCTCGTACAGTACTGGAAAATCGGGTTCTGGGGCCGATGTTGAGAAGGTTATTCACGCCACTGAAATTGCCCGCAGCCGCAACCCCAAGCTCTTGATAGACGGTCCCTTGCAATATGATGCAGCGATTATGCCCGATGTCGCAAAGAGCAAAGCACCAAATTCTCAAGTGGCTGGCAAAGCCAATGTGTTTATTTTTCCAGATTTGAATACGGGCAATACCACCTACAAAGCTGTTCAGCGCAGTGCCAATGCCTTAAGCATTGGCCCCATGCTCCAGGGGCTGAATAAACCCGTCAATGATCTTTCAAGGGGAGCTTTGGTAGACGATATTGTCTATACCATCGCACTCACGGCTATTCAAGCCGGGAAATAA
- a CDS encoding acetate kinase (AckA utilizes acetate and can acetylate CheY which increases signal strength during flagellar rotation; utilizes magnesium and ATP; also involved in conversion of acetate to aceyl-CoA; also known to act on propionate): MHQAAAILVLNAGSSSLKFSLLRLSDQTELLKGLAERLGEENPQIKFQAPEEKIVKLPPNARHAQALEHLHQEWGPLSEQVDLISIGHRVVHGGERFQEPTPINVEVIAHLKDLIPLAPLHNPANLAGIEAALHNWPEVPQFAVFDTAFHQTLPEIAYRYALPESYYRDHAIRRYGFHGISHRYVSERLKACVSSEQTRRIISAHLGNGCSLAAIYEGVSCDTTMGFTPLEGLMMGTRSGDLDPGILLYLLDSQNMSHAELNRLLNKTSGLLGLSGLSNDVRSLIEAMQAGHAGAKLALEIFAYRTAKAIAALCVPLKGLDTLIFTGGIGENAAWLREKIIGHLGFLGLEINLEKNANCQAQESCISLTHAPGAWVIPTREEWMIAKECALALEKEDKK, from the coding sequence ATGCATCAAGCGGCAGCGATTCTGGTTCTCAATGCGGGCAGTTCATCCCTCAAATTTTCACTGCTTCGGCTCTCAGATCAGACAGAGCTTTTGAAAGGTTTGGCCGAACGTTTGGGCGAAGAGAATCCCCAAATCAAGTTCCAGGCACCTGAAGAAAAAATTGTAAAACTTCCTCCAAACGCCCGCCATGCCCAGGCCCTTGAGCACTTGCACCAGGAATGGGGCCCCCTCTCAGAACAAGTAGACTTGATCAGTATCGGCCACCGGGTCGTGCATGGTGGCGAACGTTTTCAAGAGCCCACCCCGATCAATGTTGAAGTGATTGCCCACCTGAAAGACCTGATCCCCTTGGCCCCTTTGCACAACCCCGCCAATCTCGCAGGCATTGAAGCCGCTTTGCATAATTGGCCTGAGGTTCCCCAATTTGCAGTCTTTGATACAGCCTTTCATCAAACCTTGCCTGAAATCGCCTATCGCTATGCACTTCCTGAAAGCTACTATCGGGATCATGCCATTCGACGCTATGGCTTTCATGGCATCAGCCACCGCTATGTTTCAGAAAGACTGAAAGCGTGTGTTTCGTCAGAACAAACACGCCGGATCATCAGTGCCCATTTGGGCAATGGTTGCAGTTTGGCTGCCATTTATGAGGGAGTTTCCTGCGATACCACCATGGGCTTCACCCCCTTGGAAGGCCTGATGATGGGCACCCGCAGCGGGGATCTCGATCCAGGCATTCTGCTCTATTTACTCGACAGTCAGAACATGTCCCACGCCGAACTCAACCGACTCTTGAATAAAACCTCTGGGCTTTTGGGGCTATCTGGTCTATCAAACGATGTGCGCAGCCTGATCGAAGCCATGCAAGCAGGGCATGCTGGCGCAAAACTTGCGCTCGAAATCTTTGCCTACCGCACAGCCAAAGCGATTGCTGCGCTTTGTGTTCCCTTGAAAGGCCTCGATACCCTGATCTTCACAGGTGGGATTGGCGAAAATGCAGCTTGGCTCCGCGAAAAAATTATCGGGCATCTGGGTTTTCTGGGCTTAGAGATCAACCTTGAAAAAAATGCAAACTGCCAGGCTCAGGAAAGCTGCATCAGCCTTACACACGCACCGGGTGCCTGGGTCATTCCCACCCGTGAAGAGTGGATGATTGCCAAAGAATGTGCTTTGGCATTGGAGAAAGAAGACAAAAAATGA